Genomic segment of Candidatus Neomarinimicrobiota bacterium:
TCATATCAATATCATATCCTTACACAATTATTAGCCACGGATGAAACACAGATGGAACATGGATGTTGCTAAAAACACCTTTGTTCGCTCCGCGTCCCCTGTGGTTAAGGTCTTTTTTGAAATTGCCAATATCATATTAAATAAAACACTTTGGGGTCAGTCCCAGCTTCGGGAATGAGTGATTTCCATTTTCTGGTAGCCATGGCTCTGGATATATCACTGTTCGGATCATCCAGATCACCAAAGATCATACAATGGGTAGGACAGACGGCAACACATGCGGGATCCTGGCCTTTTTCAACCCGATGGATACAGAATGTGCACTTGTCAACATAGCCCTCAGGGTGAATAAAACGTGCATCGTAAGGGCATGATGTGATACAGGCCTTACAGCCGATACATTCGCTTTCTTCCACCAGAACAATACCACCTTCGGCATAGTGACTTGCCTCTGTGGGACAGGTCCTCACACAGGGAGCATTTGCACAATGGTTACAGCGCTCAGAACGAATTTCAAGCTGCAACTGAGGATAGGTACCCGTCGTCTTTTCCACAATCCAATCCCTGC
This window contains:
- a CDS encoding 4Fe-4S dicluster domain-containing protein — its product is MRYAMAVDTLKCVGCNDCVVACQTENDVPIGYCRDWIVEKTTGTYPQLQLEIRSERCNHCANAPCVRTCPTEASHYAEGGIVLVEESECIGCKACITSCPYDARFIHPEGYVDKCTFCIHRVEKGQDPACVAVCPTHCMIFGDLDDPNSDISRAMATRKWKSLIPEAGTDPKVFYLI